From a region of the Phaeodactylum tricornutum CCAP 1055/1 chromosome 4, whole genome shotgun sequence genome:
- a CDS encoding predicted protein, whose amino-acid sequence MSLIIWFSQNDGNRAANAKHLIIVAGHSVAISGHLEDAGRDETDWYLLPYQKNRGLPAAIVGHINTGLNAAEEDEQSLLIFSGGETRASTGPETEGASYYRVADAMNLWPENSSVRARTISEEFATDSFENLMFSICRFQEITGSYPEKVTVVSFTFKKRRFEELHAQALQWPKQSFSYIGVDPEANTGFNLQEAVVGELENAAKPFEIDPYGCHSQVLQEKRRSRNPFKRTPPYELSCPDMKELLSYCGPAIIPKSKVPW is encoded by the exons ATGTCGCTAATAATTTGGTTCTCTCAGAATGATGGAAACCGAGCAGCAAACGCCAAGCACTTAATAATAGTAGCCGGTCACTCGGTGGCAATTTCAGGACATCTCGAAGACGCGGGTCGCGATGAGACCGACTGGTATCTTTTGCCGTATCAAAAGAATCGTGGTCTTCCCGCTGCAATAGTCGGCCACATAAATACAGGGTTGAATGCTGCTGAGGAAGACGAGCAGAGCCTTCTCATTTTTTCCGGTGGTGAGACCCGTGCCAGCACTGGGCCAGAGACTGAAGGCGCGAGTTACTACAGAGTTGCCGATGCAATGAATTTATGGCCCGAGAACTCAAGTGTACGCGCTCGAACAATATCTGAAGAATTTGCCACAGACAGCTTTGAAAATTT AATGTTTTCTATCTGTCGTTTCCAAGAGATAACAGGGTCCTATCCCGAAAAGGTCACTGTTGTCTCGTTCACATTTAAGAAGCGTCGTTTTGAAGAGCTCCACGCACAGGCCTTGCAATGGCCCAAACAATCCTTTTCTTACATTGGTGTCGACCCAGAAGCTAACACTGGATTCAACCTCCAGGAAGCCGTTGTGGGAGAGCTTGAAAATGCTGCTAAACCTTTTGAAATCGATCCTTACGGATGCCACTCCCAAGTCCTTCAGGAAAAGCGACGATCTCGAAATCCTTTCAAAAGAACACCACCGTATGAGCTTTCTTGCCCCGACATGAAAGAGCTTCTCAGCTATTGCGGTCCTGCAATCATACCTAAGTCCAAGGTTCCATGGTAG
- a CDS encoding predicted protein: protein MLDPVEASSVPVVDDSTIRSLSDFPDRNVFRREDRYPALNIPVRRTAELRKTLKHVLWRRPKTKNVYDDETDPQRRILVLANIDEDAFRDETVQRLIQHEDCRKASYTVTTAYENYTVEEILKQLLPNESEIPSAFEMVGHLAHVNLRSSQLPFKYWIGKVMLDKNQPRIRTVVNKLGTIETEYRTFGMEVIAGYQGENWSVVTVKEERCTFRLDFTKVYWNSRLAGEHRRLVQQILKESQTKPLVVADLMAGVGPFAVPLTASHGRRNQVTVYANDLNPESYKYLLQNVQSNKCTNIHCYNQCGRAMVHQLQAENIEVDHVIMNLPASAPEFLDAFRGYEGVKRPCIHVHCFAPKASEATDYQDALDRCSSALGCTLDRISNDVHVHVVRDVSPNKNMLSVSFLLPVETQSLVKMKLQPLRTETSEPGAKRIKSN, encoded by the coding sequence ATGTTGGATCCGGTAGAAGCAAGTAGTGTTCCCGTTGTGGATGATTCTACGATAAGATCCCTTTCCGACTTTCCGGATCGGAATGTGTTTCGTAGAGAAGACAGGTATCCTGCCTTGAACATTCCGGTCCGACGAACGGCAGAGCTGCGGAAAACCCTTAAGCATGTCCTTTGGAGGCGGCCGAAAACGAAGAATGTTTATGATGACGAAACGGATCCTCAGCGCCGTATTCTGGTACTTGCGAACATCGACGAGGATGCGTTTCGGGACGAAACGGTCCAACGACTCATTCAACACGAGGATTGTCGGAAGGCATCGTACACCGTGACCACGGCGTACGAAAATTACACCGTCGAGgagattttgaagcagctacTACCGAATGAATCCGAAATCCCGTCGGCATTCGAAATGGTGGGCCATTTGGCACACGTCAATCTGCGATCGTCACAATTACCGTTCAAATACTGGATCGGCAAGGTCATGTTGGACAAAAATCAACCCCGGATTCGGACAGTTGTCAACAAATTAGGTACTATTGAGACTGAATACCGGACGTTCGGAATGGAAGTAATCGCTGGCTACCAAGGAGAGAACTGGTCGGTTGTTACGGTCAAGGAAGAAAGATGCACGTTTCGTTTGGATTTCACCAAAGTATACTGGAACAGTCGGCTTGCGGGGGAACATCGACGACTAGTGCAGCAAATACTTAAAGAATCCCAGACCAAACCACTTGTGGTCGCTGATCTTATGGCGGGGGTAGGACCGTTTGCTGTGCCGTTGACGGCATCACATGGTCGAAGGAACCAAGTCACGGTGTACGCCAACGATTTGAATCCAGAGTCGTACAAATATCTTTTACAGAATGTCCAAAGCAACAAATGCACAAACATCCATTGCTACAATCAATGCGGTCGAGCAATGGTGCACCAACTGCAAGCTGAAAATATTGAAGTCGATCACGTGATCATGAATTTACCCGCATCTGCTCCAGAATTTTTGGACGCTTTTCGCGGATATGAAGGAGTGAAACGACCGTGCATACACGTACACTGCTTTGCTCCTAAAGCGTCAGAGGCAACGGACTACCAAGACGCGCTTGACCGTTGTTCATCCGCGCTAGGATGTACGCTTGATCGTATATCCAATGATGTGCATGTACATGTGGTACGGGATGTCTCGCCGAATAAAAATATGCTTAGCGTTAGCTTTCTTCTGCCGGTTGAAACCCAGTCGCTGGTGAAGATGAAACTGCAGCCGTTACGGACAGAGACAAGTGAGCCTGGAGCGAAACGCATCAAGTCTAATTGA
- a CDS encoding predicted protein — MTLLATYPSDSSVQRQTSPATAASTVKATAMPRFNLRKRSATFGEREVTHLATVNSAFLTGIFADVANAHTESTENSTYPLAIHHLDDPQPVKKARKTMNKTMSRCGRSYKTLTQALEIVSPPSPTGICDAPNGTYFEQESVQRNDSLHYQLNCVSRCMNDNSSVKTVLNAGELIFPYLPATISNSSCSSSLTRKISDLQSSVSENVQKESYGWFVEMDKDGDQDCFQTVDSYASTASLAFLAPTAPKALNHDAEVEWAKAADTVDDVLGDFF, encoded by the coding sequence ATGACCCTCCTCGCTACGTATCCTTCGGATTCCTCAGTCCAACGGCAGACTTCTCCTGCTACTGCTGCGTCAACTGTAAAAGCTACTGCTATGCCCCGCTTCAATCTCCGCAAGCGATCTGCTACTTTCGGTGAGCGCGAAGTCACTCATCTTGCTACTGTGAATTCGGCTTTTTTAACTGGGATCTTTGCAGACGTAGCAAACGCTCATACAGAATCAACCGAAAACTCGACTTATCCGCTCGCTATTCATCACCTGGATGATCCTCAACCCGTCAAAAAGGCGCGTAAGACTATGAACAAGACAATGAGCCGCTGCGGACGCTCATACAAGACTCTTACTCAAGCGTTAGAAATTGTCTCGCCCCCCAGTCCTACCGGAATCTGCGACGCCCCCAACGGCACTTACTTCGAGCAAGAGTCAGTGCAGAGAAACGATTCTCTCCACTATCAACTCAACTGCGTTTCGAGGTGTATGAACGACAACTCATCGGTCAAGACGGTTCTCAATGCCGGAGAACTGATTTTCCCCTATCTGCCGGCCACCATCAGCAACTCCTCATGCTCTTCCTCCCTAACTCGGAAAATATCTGACCTGCAGTCGTCAGTTTCCGAGAATGTACAAAAGGAAAGCTATGGATGGTTCGTGGAAATGGACAAGGATggtgatcaagattgtttTCAAACTGTTGACTCTTACGCATCGACAGCAAgcttggcttttttggctCCGACTGCCCCAAAAGCCTTAAACCACGATGCAGAAGTTGAATGGGCTAAGGCTGCTGACACTGTCGACGATGTGCTTGGAGACTTTTTTTGA
- a CDS encoding predicted protein: MQTSTKSVFFVDASKALSLIHSPVRRVREDALPYWTYPGFEVFNGKNVEIAIAQNKLRRHRAAAHYTAKRSPSLENVDGRHTVDGCVLLNFKETLHHYRKNTFPLFSAGAYIRRGILLKEATKESKKRLRPDRENLFLAKPESGKPAKNSKTDATIPKMDAVETTRPFQHTPPARYNAPLIPFTVMMPNPYYSQMFLSGMPPYQAALSSSNAPKQTPETVLTVNGERSEQVKNDAIGKATLNKSKGEKKDVPSTEWFNNSIFYPPTMTPMQAAQNVLPQFLMVPRPTFTSPGFASTQGLINKGVPISLACDTEQLSEYQILIRHQLELFEAGPEDVESNTQGRKKPVVPMQVGLRCRHCATFPLRARGRGAVYYPSKLFGIYQAAQNMAGSHLCNSCQQIPYNLKQAIKKLRERRDNASGGKQYWADGARVLGLYETDAGLRMNAPVPKPDVA; this comes from the exons ATGCAAACAAGCACAAAATCTGTATTTTTTGTGGACGCTTCAAAAGCGCTCTCCCTGATTCATTCACCTGTCAGACGGGTGAGGGAAGACGCCCTGCCCTATTGGACATATCCGGGTTTCGAGGTTTTCAACGGCAAAAACGTTGAGATTGCGATTGCACAAAACAAGCTTCGGCGTCACCGAGCGGCTGCCCACTATACGGCAAAACGAAGCCCGTCGCTGGAAAACGTCGACGGTCGTCATACAGTTGATGGATGTGTACTCTTAAATTTTAAGGAAACTCTCCACCATTACAGAAAAAATACATTCCCATTATTTTCAGCGGGCGCATACATTCGTCGTGGCATCTTGTTAAAA GAAgcaacaaaggaaagcaagaagcGCCTGAGGCCGGATCGTGAGAACCTTTTTTTGGCGAAGCCGGAATCTGGAAAGCCTGCCAAGAATTCAAAGACGGACGCCACCATCCCGAAGATGGACGCGGTCGAAACTACTCGACCTTTTCAGCACACCCCTCCGGCTAGGTACAATGCGCCATTAATTCCTTTCACGGTTATGATGCCAAATCCTTATTATAGCCAAATGTTCCTGAGCGGCATGCCCCCCTACCAAGCAGCGCTCAGTAGCTCAAATGCTCCCAAACAAACACCAGAAACtgtacttactgttaatggcGAAAGAAGCGAGCAAGTGAAAAACGATGCGATTGGTAAAGCGACACTGAACAAATCAAAAGGAGAGAAGAAAGATGTTCCATCTACTGAGTGGTTCAACAATTCAATTTTTTACCCGCCTACCATGACTCCCATGCAAGCAGCACAAAACGTCCTGCCACAGTTTCTAATGGTACCTCGCCCTACGTTTACATCACCTGGGTTTGCTTCTACGCAGGGATTAATCAACAAAGGAGTTCCAATTTCTTTGGCCTGTGACACGGAGCAGCTCTCGGAGTACCAGATCTTAATTCGGCATCAGCTTGAGCTTTTTGAGGCTGGACCGGAGGATGTAGAATCCAACACACAAGGACGGAAAAAACCTGTAGTTCCAATGCAAGTAGGACTACGCTGCCGGCACTGTGCTACATTTCCTCTTCGGGCACGAGGCCGAGGTGCCGTATACTATCCATCTAAGCTGTTCGGCATCTATCAAGCCGCTCAGAATATGGCTGGCAGCCATTTGTGCAATTCTTGTCAGCAGATTCCTTACAATCTAAAGCAGGCAATCAAGAAGCTGCGAGAGCGACGCGATAACGCAAGTGGAGGGAAACAGTACTGGGCAGACGGGGCTCGCGTTCTCGGGCTTTACGAGACCGACGCTGGGCTGAGGATGAACGCCCCGGTACCTAAACCTGATGTTGCTTAG
- the hUfd1 gene encoding predicted protein, whose product MMHGWGGFGMGGGVGGFPPRRFEEQYHCYSVAYADKADLEKGDKILLPPSAFDTLARLQVDYPMLFQLTAGDRTTHCGVLEFTAEEGCVYIPFWMMQNLLIEEAALVTITNVSLPKATFVKLQPQSVDFLEISNPRAVLEHALRNFSCVTAHDIIQIPYNNKNYHFELKEVKPSPAACIIETDCNVDFDAPVGYKEPEYEPTSAQSSACPSPMASSVATSKVSDTGEDDQKPAGVRIVDGKIIRPEEGDSQQTAASEMLVERAGQTGVQRNSAIPEAAPEVDYWALAAGDGARLDGKTPTELKDAGGNKIDVRKLRAEAAARRAADAAAQLSVPSTGKTLAGVEVEAQNPVTGNTASSRKSRVGSKFSRLKTSTTSFQGSVNSFK is encoded by the exons ATGATGCACGGATGGGGAGGGTTCGGAATGGGAGGCGGCGTCGGTGGCTTTCCGCCACGGAGGTTCGAAGAGCAATACCATTGTTATTCCGTTGCGTACGCGGACAAGGCTGATTTGGAG AAAGGCGACAAGATTTTATTGCCTCCCTCTGCGTTTGACACGCTAGCGCGTTTGCAGGTTGATTATCCTATGCTGTTTCAACTAACGGCCGGTGATCGTACGACTCACTGCGGGGTCCTGGAGTTCACCGCAGAAGAAGGGTGTGTTTACATTCCTTTCTGGATGATGCAGAATCTGTTGATCGAGGAAGCGGCCTTGGTCACTATAACCAACGTCAGTTTACCTAAGGCAACCTTTGTGAAGCTGCAGCCCCAGTCggtcgactttttggaaatttccAACCCGCGTGCCGTTTTGGAACACGCGCTTCGCAATTTTTCTTGCGTCACCGCACACGATATCATCCAGATTCcctacaacaacaaaaactaCCATTTCGAACTGAAGGAAGTTAAACCGAGTCCAGCAGCATGCATTATTGAAACGGACTGTAATGTGGATTTCGATGCGCCAGTAGGGTACAAAGAACCGGAGTACGAGCCCACGTCCGCACAAAGCAGTGCCTGTCCTAGTCCAATGGCATCGTCCGTAGCAACGTCCAAAGTTTCCGACACTGGTGAAGATGACCAAAAACCAGCCGGTGTCCGTATTGTTGATGGGAAAATCATACGCCCAGAGGAGGGCGATTCTCAACAGACGGCTGCTTCGGAAATGCTAGTGGAACGAGCAGGGCAAACGGGAGTGCAAAGAAATTCTGCCATTCCAGAGGCTGCCCCAGAAGTAGACTACTGGGCTTTGGCAGCAGGGGATGGAGCACGACTGGACGGAAAGACCCCAACCGAACTCAAAGATGCCGGGGGAAACAAAATTGACGTTCGTAAACTACGGGCCGAAGCTGCCGCTCGCCGAGCCGCAGATGCTGCCGCGCAATTGTCGGTACCGAGTACTGGGAAAACACTTGCGGGTGTAGAAGTAGAAGCCCAAAATCCAGTAACAGGAAATACTGCGTCGTCACGTAAGAGTCGTGTGGGTTCCAAATTTTCTCGGCTGAAGACGTCCACAACCTCCTTCCAGGGATCGGTAAACTCCTTTAAGTAA
- a CDS encoding predicted protein, whose translation MNLRQLSGILLCYCYHRSFAFRFSVGRNNVKASGGPPSIYHDGVWSRSNRVSLEIRQLTNRFDVRSTALHAFDKREHQTRGEFDTGAVLKYGAALAIQMTLFFIAFTGLDVMVVNFGVEVPFIANCFLFYVAALKSRALNPLANNRPQPKNLEIDGLQRRMPTWTPPGIVFPIVWLLIIGPIRAVSSAMIYKTTGSYAVPAILSLALHLSIGDIWNTINNVERRYGVAVFGVLCVWLSKAFAAYEFFRVNQMAGKVLGLTLVWLTVASALVTRTWQLNPDPTTGKAQPLFPIKGKTKTKLAWFSDLKGEQK comes from the coding sequence ATGAACCTGCGACAACTTTCTGGAATACTTCTTTGCTACTGTTACCATCGTAGTTTTGCCTTTCGATTTTCAGTAGGTAGGAACAACGTGAAGGCATCTGGTGGACCCCCGTCGATTTATCATGATGGCGTTTGGTCGCGTTCAAATCGCGTTTCATTGGAAATCCGCCAGCTCACAAATCGTTTCGACGTTCGATCGACCGCACTTCACGCTTTCGACAAGAGGGAGCATCAAACCAGAGGTGAGTTTGACACAGGGGCGGTTTTGAAGTATGGTGCCGCTTTGGCTATACAGATGACTTTGTTCTTTATCGCATTCACTGGGTTGGATGTTATGGTGGTAAATTTTGGCGTTGAGGTTCCTTTTATTGCCAATTGCTTCCTCTTTTACGTTGCGGCCCTGAAATCCCGTGCCCTCAATCCCCTCGCCAACAACCGTCCACAACCAAAGAATCTAGAAATTGACGGGTTGCAACGCAGGATGCCCACCTGGACTCCCCCAGGGATAGTGTTTCCTATTGTGTGGCTCTTGATCATCGGCCCTATTCGTGCTGTGTCTTCTGCAATGATATACAAAACTACGGGAAGCTACGCTGTCCCTGCTATTCTATCTCTTGCTCTTCATCTCTCGATCGGCGATATTTGGAATACGATCAACAATGTGGAACGACGCTACGGAGTGGCCGTCTTCGGCGTATTGTGCGTTTGGCTATCCAAGGCGTTTGCGGCTTATGAATTTTTCCGTGTCAATCAAATGGCTGGGAAAGTACTCGGGCTCACACTCGTTTGGTTGACTGTTGCGTCTGCTCTCGTTACGCGTACCTGGCAACTCAATCCTGATCCAACAACAGGAAAGGCGCAGCCACTTTTCCCCATTAAAGGGAAAACTAAAACGAAGCTCGCGTGGTTTTCTGATCTGAAGGGAGAGCAAAAATAA
- a CDS encoding predicted protein gives EFWDFRERIETPDGDWFHADIKKASGAALNAPTVVVCHGLESNSASPVSTGMAKAYANEGMNCVCLNFRGCSGTPNDRLGGYHLGFTDDLKQFLSILKERSGGRVYLSGYSLGGNVVLKCLGELGEDALYKYNVYGAAVLCAPLDQKRNADILASEPIYTSNLLKSLQKRAQNQLELFCDNDASTIRFDYKRAMDASNITEFDDAFIAPIYGFDSAWDYYDKTSAIFFLESIAVPTFILNAKDDPFMNPDVWPVEKTINGGGRAPIKMARTDYGGHLGY, from the coding sequence GAGTTTTGGGATTTTCGGGAAAGAATTGAAACGCCCGACGGTGATTGGTTTCACGCCGATATAAAAAAAGCTAGCGGCGCCGCATTGAATGCACCAACCGTTGTCGTTTGTCATGGCTTGGAATCGAATTCAGCGTCTCCGGTTTCTACTGGAATGGCAAAAGCTTATGCCAATGAAGGAATGAACTGCGTTTGCTTAAATTTTCGTGGATGTTCTGGGACTCCGAACGATCGGTTGGGCGGATATCATCTAGGTTTCACGGATGACCTTAAGCAATTCCTTTCAATATTAAAGGAACGCTCAGGAGGGCGCGTTTATCTCTCGGGCTATTCACTGGGCGGAAATGTCGTTTTGAAGTGCCTTGGTGAACTCGGGGAAGATGCTTTGTATAAATACAATGTTTACGGCGCTGCAGTCTTGTGTGCTCCACTGGATCAGAAAAGAAATGCCGACATCCTTGCTTCAGAACCGATCTACACTAGTAATCTACTCAAGTCGCTGCAAAAAAGAGCCCAGAATCAGCTAGAGTTGTTTTGTGACAACGATGCAAGCACTATTCGCTTTGACTATAAGCGCGCTATGGATGCAAGTAACATCACAGAGTTTGATGATGCATTTATTGCTCCGATTTATGGGTTTGATAGCGCTTGGGACTATTACGACAAGACATCGGCAATATTTTTCCTGGAAAGCATTGCCGTTCCTACGTTTATTTTAAACGCAAAGGATGATCCTTTTATGAATCCTGACGTGTGGCCTGTTGAGAAAACGATCAATGGTGGCGGAAGGGCTCCAATAAAAATGGCTAGAACCGATTACGGAGGTCACTTGGGATAC
- a CDS encoding predicted protein, with product MFVGIWTLRFHFLCRRRLCSWIFPSATSRNSFAPTFLRPSQGGDSTRSSGKRPYIASLQVVADAEDIDKDRGKRKHDEEETVSSSWIETGTGGFLPNFGSRKISEVATIEDYKKVVVEEPDLLVCVRFFAPWCRACKAVSSRFQRLANEYPKVKFVECPLTKENAYLHQGLGVPSLPYAHIYHPTAGLVEERKINKNVFAEFKNKVLKSYLDGSCPIEYDDEKDGKESLQ from the coding sequence ATGTTTGTCGGTATTTGGACTTTGCGCTTTCATTTTCTCTGTCGCCGACGGCTTTGCTCCTGGATATTTCCATCGGCTACCAGCCGCAACTCTTTCGCACCTACTTTCTTACGACCTTCACAGGGCGGCGATAGTACACGGTCTTCAGGCAAACGGCCTTACATTGCTTCCTTACAGGTAGTCGCAGATGCCGAAGACATTGACAAGGATCGCGGAAAAAGGAAGCATGACGAGGAAGAGACGGTATCCTCGTCGTGGATCGAGACAGGGACGGGGGGCTTCTTGCCCAACTTCGGAAGCCGTAAGATAAGCGAGGTCGCTACGATCGAGGACTACAAGAAGGTTGTGGTTGAAGAACCCGATCTTTTGGTCTGTGTACGCTTCTTCGCCCCGTGGTGTCGTGCCTGCAAAGCCGTTTCGAGTCGGTTTCAGCGGCTAGCGAATGAATACCCGAAGGTCAAGTTCGTCGAATGTCCGTTAACTAAAGAGAATGCATACCTTCATCAAGGTTTGGGTGTACCGAGTCTACCGTATGCGCACATATACCATCCAACAGCGGGATTGGTGGAGGAGCGGAAAATAAACAAGAACGTTTTCGCGGAATTCAAGAATAAAGTTCTCAAGAGTTATCTCGACGGTAGTTGTCCGATAGAATATGATGACGAGAAAGATGGGAAGGAGTCTCTCCAATAG
- a CDS encoding aspartate--ammonia ligase (Aspartate--ammonia ligase (asparagine synthetase) catalyses the conversion of L-aspartate to L-asparagine in the presence of ATP and ammonia. This family represents one of two non-homologous forms of aspartate--ammonia ligase found in Escherichia col; Asparagine synthetase A), with translation MTARNENYMPEEILPPLYNRDANSTHRLSRMDLQRAIGDVKRFFEARLEEDLNIVKHAAPLAFLRGTGVNDELDGTESKSAVRFKIPNQDIPRGIKVDADIANRERPYEMDCEVVQSLAKWKRVMLGRLDCAVGEGIYCDSTSIRKGYKGDVTHSAIADQWDFEIRITKEQRNIENLVTFVRTIWRIIKDAESYVLEKYPEILSKGHPTAQWRLPEDITIFTSEELHAEYPKLDAHGRENAAVNKYGAVFIVGMGWPMKDGSDPEEVRSPGYDDWNLNGDIIVRHPLTEYRHELSSMGIRVDKDALLKQLEYREVLYEKDLDFMKAVIAEEVPFSYGGGIGISRTLMLLLRTAHIGEVQVGLWHDAHYKQAIEAGIDMIPDRIVKVE, from the exons ATGACAGCCAGGAACGAAAATTACATGCCAgaggagattttgcctcCATTATATAATAGAGATGCCAACTCAACCCATCGATTGAGTCGAATGGATCTACAGCGAGCTATAGGCGACGTCAAACGTTTCTTTGAGGCCCGTCTCGAAGAGGATCTAAATATTGTGAAG CATGCGGCGCCCCTTGCTTTTCTACGAGGAACCGGTGTCAACGACGAACTAGATGGCACCGAGTCAAAAAGTGCCGTTCGGTTTAAGATCCCTAATCAAGATATTCCGCGAGGTATCAAGGTAGACGCAGACATTGCAAACCGAGAACGTCCTTACGAGATGGACTGTGAAGTTGTGCAGTCGTTGGCAAAATGGAAACGAGTGATGCTTGGAAGACTTGACTGCGCGGTTGGTGAAGGTATCTATTGCGACTCAACCTCAATCCGCAAAGGATACAAAGGCGATGTGACACATTCAGCGATTGCCGACCAATGGGACTTCGAGATTCGCATCACTAAAGAACAGCGTAATATTGAAAATCTGGTGACTTTCGTGCGAACCATTTGGAGAATCATAAAGGATGCCGAAAGCTATGTCTTGGAAAAATATCCAGAGATCCTTTCGAAAGGCCATCCCACAGCACAGTGGCGTTTGCCTGAAGATATAACAATCTTCACATCTGAAGAGCTGCACGCCGAATATCCGAAACTAGACGCCCATGGCCGAGAAAATGCCGCGGTGAATAAATATGGAGCGGTCTTTATTGTCGGTATGGGATGGCCCATGAAGGACGGCTCCGATCCGGAAGAAGTACGATCTCCTGGCTATGACGACTGGAATTTAAATGGCGACATCATAGTTCGTCACCCCTTAACTGAATACCGCCACGAGTTGAGCTCTATGGGCATTCGGGTGGACAAAGACGCTCTTCTCAAACAGCTCGAATATCGCGAGGTGCTATAcgagaaagatttggattTTATGAAGGCGGTCATTGCCGAAGAAGTGCCGTTCTCTTATGGTGGAGGCATCGGAATTTCCCGTACGTTGATGTTGCTGTTACGTACGGCCCACATTGGGGAAGTACAGGTTGGTCTTTGGCACGACGCTCACTACAAACAAGCCATTGAAGCAGGGATTGATATGATCCCCGATCGCATCGTCAAGGTCGAGTGA
- a CDS encoding predicted protein, giving the protein VHESVAADGTTKLLLQLVDGLQVETVIIPWDERQRSTLCVSSQVGCRQACTFCLTGRMGILRSLSADEILVQVLLAKRACRENNIYPIDNIVFMGMGEPADNTDAVVRAANVLTHQQQFQLTPRRITISTVAPSPDAFLKLGKAPVALAWSVHASREAVRRELVPTTKYTMEELREGYIKALLDRSRSMRTTMLEVTLLDKINDSLEDAEHLADFCQPLLKSVPGIKLVVNLIPWNDISASFGPASVYRKPTTERIGEFQKALIGRGILCYVRTTRGDDEGAACGQLATTNKVKHK; this is encoded by the coding sequence GTTCATGAATCCGTTGCAGCAGATGGGACGACGAAATTATTGCTTCAATTGGTTGACGGATTGCAAGTAGAGACTGTAATTATTCCATGGGATGAACGTCAACGGAGTACGCTGTGTGTTTCGTCACAGGTTGGTTGTCGACAAGCCTGcactttttgtttgacgGGCCGGATGGGAATTCTGCGTTCCCTTTCAGCAGACGAGATTCTGGTACAAGTTCTACTTGCTAAACGTGCCTGCCGAGAAAACAACATATACCCTATCGACAATATTGTTTTCATGGGTATGGGGGAACCGGCAGACAATACGGATGCTGTTGTGCGAGCCGCAAACGTTTTGACACACCAGCAGCAATTCCAACTGACACCAAGGCGAATAACCATCTCCACGGTCGCCCCGTCTCCAGACGCGTTCCTGAAACTAGGCAAAGCGCCTGTCGCTTTGGCATGGAGTGTCCATGCGTCCAGGGAAGCGGTTCGCCGAGAGCTTGTTCCGACGACAAAGTATACTATGGAGGAGCTTCGGGAAGGCTATATCAAAGCGCTCCTTGATCGCTCGAGAAGTATGAGGACCACAATGTTGGAAGTCACCCTGTTGGATAAAATTAACGATTCTCTGGAAGATGCTGAGCATTTAGCGGATTTTTGCCAACCGCTTTTAAAGAGTGTCCCTGGAATAAAACTGGTGGTCAACTTGATACCCTGGAATGATATTTCCGCCTCGTTTGGACCTGCTTCAGTTTACAGGAAACCGACAACAGAACGCATTGGTGAATTCCAGAAAGCTCTTATCGGCCGAGGAATTCTTTGCTACGTGCGGACAACTCGCGGTGATGACGAAGGCGCCGCTTGCGGCCAGCTCGCGACTACTAACAAGGTGAAACATAAATAG